From Plectropomus leopardus isolate mb chromosome 4, YSFRI_Pleo_2.0, whole genome shotgun sequence, the proteins below share one genomic window:
- the zgc:77849 gene encoding UPF0472 protein C16orf72 homolog, whose protein sequence is MEEKKEEGESEIQEHGPEHWFSKWERQCLAEAERDDPNEEETEQSQQKLWHLFQNSATAVAQLYKDRVCQQQGLSLWVPFQNAATAVTNLYKESMEARQRSYDLGIHLGHQRRNKDVIAWVKKRRRTIRREDLISFLCGKVPPPRTARAPPRVSMVSASRPSPPETGSSVETDLQPFREAIALHGLSGAMASISVRSGPPGSPTHPAQSLGRRRNGLHDVDLNTFIAEEMALHLDSTANRKRGPAPCSDVITDSPTHKRNRML, encoded by the exons atggaggagaagaaggaggagggagaatcAGAGATCCAAGAGCACGGCCCCGAACACTGGTTCTCCAAATGGGAACGGCAGTGCCTAGCAGAGGCCGAAAGGGATGATCCAAACGAGGAGGAGACGgagcaaagccaacagaaactGTGGCACCTTTTTCAAAACTCGGCCACCGCGGTAGCACAGCTCTACAAAG ATCGAGTATGTCAGCAGCAGGGCCTCTCTCTCTGGGTGCCCTTTCAGAACGCAGCCACAGCTGTCACTAACCTGTATAAAG AGAGTATGGAGGCCCGCCAGCGGAGTTATGACCTGGGCATCCACTTGGGCCACCAGCGTAGGAATAAGGATGTGATTGCATGGGTTAAGAAACGCAGAAGAACCATCAGGCGTGAGGACCTCATCAGCTTCCTGTGTGGCAAAGTTCCACCTCCCCGGACAGCTCGTGCCCCACCAAGAGTTTCCATGGTGTCTGCAAGCCGACCATCGCCCCCAGAGACGGGCAGCTCTGTCGAGACTGACCTGCAGCCTTTCAGAGAGGCCATAGCACTGCATG GCCTTAGCGGTGCCATGGCAAGCATTTCTGTGCGTTCTGGTCCTCCTGGTTCCCCAACGCATCCTGCCCAGTCCCTCGGTCGTCGTAGGAATGGTCTTCATGATGTGGACCTCAACACCTTCATTGCTGAGGAGATGGCGCTCCATTTGGATTCCACAGCCAATCGCAAACGAGGCCCTGCCCCCTGTAGTGATGTCATCACAGACTCACCTACTCATAAACGTAACAGGATGCTCTGA